One stretch of Vulpes lagopus strain Blue_001 chromosome 12, ASM1834538v1, whole genome shotgun sequence DNA includes these proteins:
- the DDX31 gene encoding probable ATP-dependent RNA helicase DDX31 isoform X2, whose amino-acid sequence MAAAGRLSVHVRESPAAAPRTLVGPRRAPAGRLSSAAASEPAGAGAGAGPGPAARRELPPRLRQAEATKRKHQTSSEAPPAKRRNEASFLPARKAAAKETQRTFKGKAQKTFSPKKSLVGVTNGNREQKLCIRTSSLFKNNPEIPELHRPVVKQVQEKVFTSDAFHELDLHPHLISTINTVLNMTSMTSVQKQSIPALLEGRDALVRSQTGSGKTLAYCIPVVQSLQAMKPKIQRSEGPYALVLVPTRELALQSFDTVQKLLKPFTWIVPGVLMGGEKRKSEKARLRKGINILISTPGRLVDHIKSTKNIHFCRIRWLILDEADRILDLGFEKDITVILNALNAECQKRQNVLLSATLTEGVTWLAGISLLNPVRISVLDEHHGQSDLKGRAVPEASPLPACGELDSFAIPESLDQHVTLVPSKLRLVTLAAFILQKCKFEKDQKMLVFFSSCELVEFHYHLFLQTLPSCSGTLASGRPPSASTQLKFLRLHGNMAQEGVSGEHTEGSLLAWKRNVWALCGGAILSKEEVTKRCQETGRRRDNQESEQDLNRLENTSLELKEMLKSIWSSTLLVLTFVVLIIKGVEPQKRELAQGHSRTQLPIYHKTGLNFLSGPGFMHFINPCFFNFRVPDSIEFVDFTISCHLQCLLLILLVFFT is encoded by the exons CAAGCAGAGGCCaccaaaagaaaacaccaaacatCCAGTGAGGCTCCCCCAGCGAAACGGAGGAATGAGGCATCATTTCTCCCAGCCAGGAAAGCTGCTGCTAAAGAAACACAAAGGACTTTTAAGGGGAAGGCACAGAAAACGTTTTCTCCGAAGAAATCTTTGGTTGGTGTGACTAATGGAAACCGAGAACAGAAATTGTGCATTAGGACTtcatcattatttaaaaacaatcctgaaattccAGAGCTCCACAG ACCTGTAGTAAAGCAGGTACAAGAAAAGGTGTTTACTTCAGATGCTTTTCATGAACTGGACCTCCACCCACATTTA atttctaCAATAAATACGGTTTTAAACATGACTAGTATGACCAG TGTTCAGAAGCAAAGTATTCCTGCATTGCTGGAAGGCAGAGATGCTCTGGTGAGATCGCAGACAGGCTCAG gtaaaaccCTCGCCTACTGCATCCCTGTGGTCCAGTCTCTCCAAGCAATGAAACCGAAAATACAG CGCAGTGAAGGCCCCTATGCCCTGGTACTAGTGCCAACGAGAGAG CTGGCTTTGCAAAGCTTTGACACCGTCCAGAAACTGCTTAAG CCCTTTACCTGGATTGTGCCTGGAGTGTTgatgggaggagagaagaggaagtcAGAAAAGGCCAG ACTCCGCAAAGGAATAAATATCCTTATCTCGACTCCTGGGCGACTAGTGGATCATATAAAATCCACGAAGAACATTCATTTTTGTCGAATACGGTGGCTGATTTTGGATGAAGCAGACAG AATCTTGGATTTGGGTTTTGAAAAGGATATCACTGTGATACTCAATGCTCTCAACGCCGAGTGCCAGAAACGACAGAATGTCTTGCTGTCAGCAACACTCACAGAAG GTGTGACATGGCTCGCTGGTATCAGCTTGCTCAATCCAGTCAGGATTTCTGTCCTGGACGAACACCATGGGCAGTCTGACCTAAAGGGCAGAGCGGTTCCTGAGGCCTCCCCTCTTCCAGCTTGTGGTGAGCTGGACAGCTTTGCAATTCCTGAGAGTCTCGATCAGCATGTGACATTGGTTCCCAGCAAACTGAGACTTGTCACCCTGGCAGCCTTCATCCTACAGAAGTGCAAG TTTGAAAAAGACCAGAAGATGcttgtttttttctcaagttGTGAGCTGGTGGAGTTCCACTACCACCTCTTCCTCCAGACCCTGCCGAGCTGCTCAGGGACCCTGGCGTCAGGACGGCCACCATCTGCCTCCACACAATTAAAATTCCTGCGACTGCACGGCAACATGGCGCAGGAG GGAGTCAGCGGAGAGCACACTGAAGGGAGCCTGCTGGCGTGGAAGAGGAACGTGTGGGCTCTGTGTGGGGGAGCCATCTTGTCTAAGGAGGAGGTGACCAAGCGCTGCCaggagacaggcagaaggagagacaacCAGGAATCAGAGCAAGACTTGAACCGGCTTGAAAACACATCTTTAGAGCTGAAGGAGATGTTAAAGTCAATCTGGTCCAGCACGCTTCTTGTGCTCACTTTTGTCGTTTTAATAATTAAGGGTGTGGAGCCTCAGAAAAGggaacttgctcaaggtcactcaaGGACACAGCTTCCTATTTACCACAAGACTGGATTGAATTTCCTGAGTGGTCCAGGCTTCATGCATTTTATAAATCCTTGCTTTTTTAACTTCAGGGTCCCTGATTCAATTGAGTTTGTTGATTTCACAATTTCATGCCACTTACAGTGTTTGCTCCTCATCCTCTTGGTCTTCTTTACCTGA